Proteins co-encoded in one Hymenobacter swuensis DY53 genomic window:
- the thrC gene encoding threonine synthase → MHYYSLNRQSEPVDFRTAAVAGQAPDGGLYFPETIPRFPAEFLTRLPHLTPAELALTVLRPYVGSAIAEPELARICAETVDFPLPVVPVTDRISALELFHGPTLAFKDVGARFMSRCLGYFSRHETRPVTVLVATSGDTGGAVASGFLGVPGVEVVILYPQGRVSPVQEQQLTALGQNIRALEVRGNFDDCQRLVKQAFRDDALRQRRQLTSANSINVARWLPQQVYYVAALAQWPHAQPPVVAVPSGNFGNLCAGLLAYASGLPVTHFVAACNQNNTVPRYLQSGHYAAQPAVATLSNAMDVGDPSNFGRMLELFGHQYPVLRKLLSGYTVSDADTTATIARVSQETGYVLDPHGAVAYFALEDYLRHHPAQRGLFLETAHPVKFPEAVEAATGQPVPLPAELVDLMSRPKQSTLLEPEYEALRAYLWE, encoded by the coding sequence ATGCACTACTATAGCCTCAACCGCCAATCGGAGCCCGTTGATTTTCGGACGGCGGCCGTGGCGGGGCAGGCCCCTGACGGGGGCCTGTACTTCCCCGAAACCATTCCGCGCTTCCCGGCCGAGTTCCTGACCCGGCTGCCCCACCTGACGCCGGCCGAGCTGGCCCTGACTGTGCTGCGACCCTACGTGGGCAGCGCCATTGCGGAGCCGGAGCTGGCCCGCATCTGCGCCGAAACTGTGGATTTCCCGCTGCCCGTGGTGCCCGTAACGGACCGCATCAGCGCGCTGGAGCTGTTTCACGGGCCCACGCTGGCGTTCAAGGACGTGGGGGCGCGGTTCATGAGCCGCTGCCTGGGCTACTTCTCCCGCCACGAAACCCGGCCCGTTACGGTGCTGGTGGCTACCTCCGGCGACACCGGCGGGGCCGTGGCCAGCGGGTTTCTGGGAGTGCCGGGCGTGGAGGTGGTGATTCTGTATCCGCAGGGCCGGGTGAGTCCGGTGCAGGAGCAGCAGCTCACGGCCCTGGGCCAGAACATCCGGGCCCTGGAGGTACGCGGTAACTTCGACGACTGCCAGCGGCTGGTGAAGCAGGCCTTCCGCGACGACGCGTTGCGCCAGCGGCGGCAGCTTACCTCGGCCAACTCCATCAACGTGGCCCGCTGGCTGCCCCAGCAGGTCTACTACGTGGCGGCGCTGGCCCAGTGGCCCCACGCGCAGCCACCGGTGGTGGCCGTGCCCAGCGGCAACTTCGGCAACCTATGCGCCGGGCTGCTGGCCTACGCCTCGGGGCTGCCGGTGACCCACTTCGTGGCGGCCTGCAACCAGAACAACACCGTGCCCCGCTACCTGCAGTCGGGCCACTATGCCGCCCAGCCGGCCGTGGCCACCCTCTCCAACGCCATGGACGTGGGCGACCCGAGCAACTTCGGCCGCATGCTGGAGCTGTTCGGGCACCAGTACCCGGTGCTGCGCAAGCTGCTGAGCGGCTACACCGTGTCGGACGCCGACACCACGGCCACCATTGCCCGGGTGTCCCAAGAAACCGGCTACGTACTCGACCCGCACGGGGCCGTGGCTTACTTTGCGCTGGAAGATTATCTGCGCCACCACCCGGCCCAGCGCGGCCTGTTCCTCGAAACCGCCCACCCGGTGAAATTCCCTGAGGCCGTGGAAGCCGCCACCGGCCAGCCGGTGCCCCTTCCCGCCGAACTAGTCGACCTTATGAGCCGACCCAAGCAAAGTACCTTACTGGAGCCGGAATACGAAGCCTTGCGGGCATATTTGTGGGAGTAA